In Bacillus sp. S3, the sequence AGCTTAAAAGAAACACAGCCTATTTCCCGAGATTTAGAGACGGCATTGCAAGAAACGGAAAATCTCACACATTTAAGCGCGAACTCAATTTTGGAATTGGATGTACCTTCACATAGAGTGATGGTTAATGAGTTACTTTTACGCACAAGTGAATTCGTTCGTGCCAAAGTTCCGCCTAGGAAAAATAAAAAGATAGGCAGGGGAATCGATCTGTTAGGGGCAAAGTTAAAAGGGGCAGATCTTAGGGGAGCTAACCTGAGAGGCGCCCTGCTTATCGCTGCGGATCTGAGAAATGCAGACATGAGAGTGGCTGACCTCATCGGTGCCGACTTAAGGGACGCAGATTTGAGCGGGGCTAATCTTACTGGAAGTCTTTTTCTCACTCAAGCACAAATTAACTCTGCTAAGGGTGATCAAAATACGAAATTACCAGCTTCATTGCGCATACCGGATCATTGGCATAAGGGATCTGAATAAGGGTCATCCTTACATGTAGGCTGCTCGGCAGGATCTTATTTTTCAATCAGCTTGTGCGTGAAAAATGAAAAGAATTCCAGCTGTATGGTAAAATGTTTATATACATATTTAGGAGGGAAAGAGATGCCAACAAGTTTAAAAGACACAACGACGTTACATAATGGTGTGAAAATGCCCTGGTTGGGATTAGGCGTTTTTAAAGTGAAAGAAGGAGAAGAGGTTGTTGAGTCCGTAAAAGCCGCTGTTCGAAACGGCTACATCAGCATCGACACTGCTGCTATTTATGGCAATGAAGAGGGGGTCGGGCAAGCGATTCGTGAATCCGGCGTCGCTCGTGAAGAACTGTTTATTACCTCAAAGGTTTGGAATGCGGATCAAGGCTATGAAACAACATTACAGGCTTTCGAAACGAGTTTGAATAAGCTTGGCCTTGATTACTTGGATCTTTACTTAATCCACTGGCCGGGTAAAGATAAATATAAAGATACTTGGAAGGCTTTAGAAAAGCTTTATAAAGATGGGCGTGTACGCGCAATTGGTGTAAGTAACTTCCAAATTCATCATTTAGAAGATTTAATCAGTTCTGCAGAAATTAAGCCGATGGTTAACCAGGTGGAGTACCACCCGCATTTAACCCAAAAAGAGCTTCAAGCATTTTGTGTAAAAGAAGGAATTCAACTGGAGGCATGGTCACCATTAAAACAAGGCCAGCTTTTGGAAGAACCAGTTCTTGTAGATATTGCACATAAATATAATAAATCCGTAGCGCAAGTGATTTTACGCTGGGATCTTCAAAATGGCGTTGTAACCATTCCGAAGTCGATCAAAGAACATCGAATTATTGAAAATGCTGATGTGTTTAATTTTGAATTAACCGCAGAAGATATGGAAAAAATCAATGCTTTAAATCAGGATAGCCGTGCTGGCTCCCATCCGGACACTATGACGGCAGGGTTTTAACTAAGAATGCAAAGAAGCAGTGGATTTCAAAGGAAATCTCACTGCTTTTGTCGTTTTAATACATCGTACAGCCTCCAACGAGAGATGGAATAGCATTAAAAAGGATA encodes:
- a CDS encoding aldo/keto reductase, which codes for MPTSLKDTTTLHNGVKMPWLGLGVFKVKEGEEVVESVKAAVRNGYISIDTAAIYGNEEGVGQAIRESGVAREELFITSKVWNADQGYETTLQAFETSLNKLGLDYLDLYLIHWPGKDKYKDTWKALEKLYKDGRVRAIGVSNFQIHHLEDLISSAEIKPMVNQVEYHPHLTQKELQAFCVKEGIQLEAWSPLKQGQLLEEPVLVDIAHKYNKSVAQVILRWDLQNGVVTIPKSIKEHRIIENADVFNFELTAEDMEKINALNQDSRAGSHPDTMTAGF
- a CDS encoding pentapeptide repeat-containing protein, coding for MAHPSTNNNNTFKKYSADCENCFGLCCVALPYAKSADFPIDKEGGTPCSKLQHDFRCGIHNQLRNKGFRGCSVYECFGAGQKVSQVTYNGNDWRNHPTHAKEMFDVFPIMQQLHEMLYYLNEASSLKETQPISRDLETALQETENLTHLSANSILELDVPSHRVMVNELLLRTSEFVRAKVPPRKNKKIGRGIDLLGAKLKGADLRGANLRGALLIAADLRNADMRVADLIGADLRDADLSGANLTGSLFLTQAQINSAKGDQNTKLPASLRIPDHWHKGSE